A single Anatilimnocola floriformis DNA region contains:
- a CDS encoding zinc metallopeptidase: MFGFTQFELLLFTLPAIGLAMLAQMWVSSAYSKGLQFGSRLSGYQAARLILDRAGLHDVQIEPVDGHMTDHYDPRDKVLRLSSDVFHGRTLTAVGIAAHEAGHAIQDGVGYVPLIVRNFAVPAANFGSGAGGILMLLGVMLSFKPLLALGIVVFSGVVFFQLINLPVEFNASTRAKRLLVSEDIVPQSEMGPVKSVLNAAALTYVAGTLQAVLTLVYYVLHFTSDRSRA, from the coding sequence ATGTTTGGATTTACGCAATTCGAGTTGTTGCTGTTCACCTTGCCTGCCATTGGTCTGGCGATGCTCGCGCAGATGTGGGTTAGCTCAGCCTATTCTAAAGGGCTGCAGTTTGGCTCACGGTTGAGCGGTTACCAAGCCGCACGGTTGATTCTGGATCGCGCGGGTTTGCACGATGTGCAGATTGAGCCGGTCGATGGACATATGACCGATCACTACGACCCGCGCGACAAAGTGCTGCGGCTCAGTAGCGACGTTTTTCACGGACGCACTTTGACGGCAGTGGGTATCGCTGCGCACGAAGCGGGCCATGCGATTCAGGACGGCGTGGGTTACGTGCCGCTGATCGTTCGTAACTTTGCCGTTCCCGCGGCGAACTTCGGCAGTGGCGCCGGCGGCATCTTGATGTTGCTGGGCGTGATGCTGAGCTTCAAGCCGTTGCTCGCGCTCGGCATTGTGGTGTTTAGCGGCGTGGTGTTTTTTCAGCTCATCAACTTGCCGGTCGAGTTCAATGCCAGCACGCGGGCCAAGCGGTTGCTGGTGTCGGAAGACATCGTGCCGCAGAGCGAAATGGGGCCGGTGAAGAGCGTGCTGAATGCAGCCGCGCTGACGTATGTGGCTGGCACGCTGCAAGCCGTGCTCACGCTGGTGTACTACGTGTTGCACTTCACGAGCGACCGTTCGCGGGCGTAG